One window of the Populus nigra chromosome 4, ddPopNigr1.1, whole genome shotgun sequence genome contains the following:
- the LOC133692349 gene encoding protein BYPASS1-LIKE-like, translated as MPATDYQGSSASLRHSILSLRRDPVHSMDSQQSTSALELELEAFQRQVTERFLELSSAGPDRLLSLAWIQKLLDSFLCCQEEFRVILFNHKSLVHRPPLDRFVQDYFERTVKGLDVCNAIRDGIEQIREWKKLLEIVLCALHNQRMFGEGQFRRAKKALIDLSISMLDEKDSNASSALAHRNRSFGRQQASSRDQHHRNLGHFRSLSWSVSRSWSAARQLQAIGNNLVAPRGNEVVATNGIAVAVYTMNTILLLVMWALVAAIPCQDRGLQVHFSIPRQFPWAQPVVLLHERILEESRKRDRRNAPGLLRELYQMDKCARVMGDLMDWVQFPLTEEKEGEVRQRVNELANVCEVLKEGLDPLERQVREVFHRIVHSRTEGLDSLGRPNHV; from the coding sequence ATGCCTGCCACGGACTATCAAGGTTCGTCGGCATCCCTTAGACATTCTATTTTAAGTCTCCGACGCGACCCCGTCCATTCCATGGACTCTCAACAAAGCACCTCAGCTCTCGAGCTCGAGCTCGAAGCTTTTCAGAGACAAGTCACCGAGCGATTTCTTGAGTTATCATCGGCTGGGCCTGATCGCTTGCTTTCGTTGGCTTGGATCCAGAAACTCCTCGATTCTTTCCTATGTTGCCAGGAGGAGTTTAGAGTCATTCTGTTCAATCACAAGTCGTTGGTCCATAGACCGCCTCTGGACCGGTTTGTTCAGGATTATTTTGAAAGGACTGTCAAGGGATTGGATGTTTGTAACGCGATTCGTGATGGGATTGAGCAGATCAGAGAGTGGAAGAAGCTTTTGGAGATTGTTTTGTGTGCTTTGCATAATCAAAGAATGTTTGGTGAGGGTCAGTTTCGCCGAGCTAAAAAAGCTTTGATTGATTTGTCGATTTCTATGCTAGATGAGAAGGATTCGAACGCATCATCGGCTTTGGCTCATAGAAACCGATCTTTTGGAAGACAACAAGCTTCGTCAAGAGACCAGCATCATAGGAATCTTGGGCATTTTAGATCGTTGTCGTGGAGCGTGTCGCGGTCGTGGTCTGCTGCTAGGCAGCTCCAGGCAATAGGGAATAATTTGGTTGCGCCACGAGGGAATGAAGTTGTGGCTACTAATGGAATTGCGGTGGCTGTTTATACTATGAATACGATTTTGCTTCTCGTAATGTGGGCACTTGTGGCTGCGATTCCATGCCAGGATAGAGGGCTGCAGGTCCATTTTTCGATTCCTAGGCAGTTTCCGTGGGCGCAGCCGGTGGTGTTGTTGCACGAGAGGATTTTGGAGGAGTCACGGAAAAGGGATAGGAGGAATGCACCTGGGTTATTGAGAGAGCTTTATCAGATGGATAAGTGTGCGAGGGTTATGGGCGATTTGATGGATTGGGTTCAGTTTCCGTTAACAGAGGAAAAGGAAGGGGAGGTGAGGCAAAGAGTGAATGAATTGGCAAATGTTTGTGAGGTTTTAAAGGAGGGATTGGATCCCTTGGAAAGGCAAGTTAGAGAGGTGTTCCATAGGATTGTTCATAGCCGGACTGAAGGGCTTGATTCTCTGGGAAGGCCTAATCATGTGTAA
- the LOC133691249 gene encoding uncharacterized protein LOC133691249 isoform X3, with amino-acid sequence MVLEVRSLRKAVVPSTLIENPSPGNLQSTRLALHIPMDNSSVSEGKESLLIPVQTQVVDSSLVNRCPHRSEIQSIVLSETESPGHLVLGSVDGYGHLIVSRLDTSGNDIDQLTYSVLPRDSGVGESSWAGLCFSRSQWSMAAVARSFCKSVDVYDQDIHVRTLHTLWYPSSLNFLENSRNGSGDSILAVAEGCQLTLWDLRMKENGGCLRRISGSLGDIFYAVCSSSTGNVAVGGADRTVTIYDPRRWSPITRWVHCSKYEITGLAFSSLDPDYIYIQGVDYEVLCGQRKECEKVFSFRGDSNWLGFSKCCNRDVVGGWCDSGSIFMADVGVKEE; translated from the exons ATGGTGTTGGAGGTTAGGAGTCTGAGAAAGGCAGTCGTACCTTCTACTCTAATTGAGAATCCTTCACCTGGAAATCTCCAGTCCACCCGCCTTGCTCTCCAT ATTCCTATGGACAATTCCTCTGTCAGTGAAGGGAAAGAAAGCCTCCTCATTCCTGTACAGACACAG GTCGTGGACTCTTCATTAGTTAATCGCTGCCCTCATCGGTCAGAAATTCAGAGTATAGTTCTCTCCGAAACTGAAA GCCCTGGTCACTTGGTGTTGGGAAGTGTGGATGGTTATGGACACCTTATTGTGTCCAGACTAGATACCAGTGGTAACG ATATTGATCAGCTTACTTATTCAGTATTACCTCGAGATTCTGGTGTTGGAGAAAGCAGTTGGGCAGGCCTTTGCTTCAGTCGAAGTCAATGGTCCATG GCAGCCGTGGCACGTAGCTTTTGCAAAAGCGTTGATGTTTATGACCAAGACATCCATGTGCGCACTTTACATAC ACTCTGGTACCCGTCCTCATTGAACTTTTTGGAGAATTCACGCAATGGAAGTGGAGATTCTATATTAGCTGTTGCTGAGGGCTGCCAG CTCACACTATGGGACTTgagaatgaaagaaaatggtGGTTGTCTACGACGAATTTCTGGTTCTCTTGGTGATATTTTCTATGCTGTGTGCAGTTCCTCAACCGGTAATGTTGCAGTAGGTGGGGCTGATCGTACTGTGACCATATATGATCCTCGCAG ATGGTCGCCAATTACCAGATGGGTGCATTGCTCAAAATATGAG ATAACCGGACTTGCATTCTCATCACTTGACCCTGATTACATCTATATCCAAGGGGTTGATTATGAG GTCCTTTGTGGGCAGCGGAAAGAATGCGAAAAGGTCTTTTCATTTAGAGGAGATTCAAACTGGCTTGGGTTCAGTAAG TGTTGCAATAGGGATGTAGTGGGCGGCTGGTGTGATTCTGGTAGCATCTTCATGGCTGACGTTGGAGTTAAAGAGGAGTGA
- the LOC133691249 gene encoding uncharacterized protein LOC133691249 isoform X1 produces the protein MVLEVRSLRKAVVPSTLIENPSPGNLQSTRLALHVNEDGSSCLVYIASGCHVYKLLVEIIPMDNSSVSEGKESLLIPVQTQVVDSSLVNRCPHRSEIQSIVLSETESPGHLVLGSVDGYGHLIVSRLDTSGNDIDQLTYSVLPRDSGVGESSWAGLCFSRSQWSMAAVARSFCKSVDVYDQDIHVRTLHTLWYPSSLNFLENSRNGSGDSILAVAEGCQLTLWDLRMKENGGCLRRISGSLGDIFYAVCSSSTGNVAVGGADRTVTIYDPRRWSPITRWVHCSKYEITGLAFSSLDPDYIYIQGVDYEVLCGQRKECEKVFSFRGDSNWLGFSKCCNRDVVGGWCDSGSIFMADVGVKEE, from the exons ATGGTGTTGGAGGTTAGGAGTCTGAGAAAGGCAGTCGTACCTTCTACTCTAATTGAGAATCCTTCACCTGGAAATCTCCAGTCCACCCGCCTTGCTCTCCAT GTTAATGAGGATGGCTCCTCTTGTTTGGTCTACATTGCCTCTGGTTGTCACGTGTACAAACTCCTGGTAGAGATA ATTCCTATGGACAATTCCTCTGTCAGTGAAGGGAAAGAAAGCCTCCTCATTCCTGTACAGACACAG GTCGTGGACTCTTCATTAGTTAATCGCTGCCCTCATCGGTCAGAAATTCAGAGTATAGTTCTCTCCGAAACTGAAA GCCCTGGTCACTTGGTGTTGGGAAGTGTGGATGGTTATGGACACCTTATTGTGTCCAGACTAGATACCAGTGGTAACG ATATTGATCAGCTTACTTATTCAGTATTACCTCGAGATTCTGGTGTTGGAGAAAGCAGTTGGGCAGGCCTTTGCTTCAGTCGAAGTCAATGGTCCATG GCAGCCGTGGCACGTAGCTTTTGCAAAAGCGTTGATGTTTATGACCAAGACATCCATGTGCGCACTTTACATAC ACTCTGGTACCCGTCCTCATTGAACTTTTTGGAGAATTCACGCAATGGAAGTGGAGATTCTATATTAGCTGTTGCTGAGGGCTGCCAG CTCACACTATGGGACTTgagaatgaaagaaaatggtGGTTGTCTACGACGAATTTCTGGTTCTCTTGGTGATATTTTCTATGCTGTGTGCAGTTCCTCAACCGGTAATGTTGCAGTAGGTGGGGCTGATCGTACTGTGACCATATATGATCCTCGCAG ATGGTCGCCAATTACCAGATGGGTGCATTGCTCAAAATATGAG ATAACCGGACTTGCATTCTCATCACTTGACCCTGATTACATCTATATCCAAGGGGTTGATTATGAG GTCCTTTGTGGGCAGCGGAAAGAATGCGAAAAGGTCTTTTCATTTAGAGGAGATTCAAACTGGCTTGGGTTCAGTAAG TGTTGCAATAGGGATGTAGTGGGCGGCTGGTGTGATTCTGGTAGCATCTTCATGGCTGACGTTGGAGTTAAAGAGGAGTGA
- the LOC133691249 gene encoding uncharacterized protein LOC133691249 isoform X2 gives MVLEVRSLRKAVVPSTLIENPSPGNLQSTRLALHVNEDGSSCLVYIASGCHVYKLLIPMDNSSVSEGKESLLIPVQTQVVDSSLVNRCPHRSEIQSIVLSETESPGHLVLGSVDGYGHLIVSRLDTSGNDIDQLTYSVLPRDSGVGESSWAGLCFSRSQWSMAAVARSFCKSVDVYDQDIHVRTLHTLWYPSSLNFLENSRNGSGDSILAVAEGCQLTLWDLRMKENGGCLRRISGSLGDIFYAVCSSSTGNVAVGGADRTVTIYDPRRWSPITRWVHCSKYEITGLAFSSLDPDYIYIQGVDYEVLCGQRKECEKVFSFRGDSNWLGFSKCCNRDVVGGWCDSGSIFMADVGVKEE, from the exons ATGGTGTTGGAGGTTAGGAGTCTGAGAAAGGCAGTCGTACCTTCTACTCTAATTGAGAATCCTTCACCTGGAAATCTCCAGTCCACCCGCCTTGCTCTCCAT GTTAATGAGGATGGCTCCTCTTGTTTGGTCTACATTGCCTCTGGTTGTCACGTGTACAAACTCCTG ATTCCTATGGACAATTCCTCTGTCAGTGAAGGGAAAGAAAGCCTCCTCATTCCTGTACAGACACAG GTCGTGGACTCTTCATTAGTTAATCGCTGCCCTCATCGGTCAGAAATTCAGAGTATAGTTCTCTCCGAAACTGAAA GCCCTGGTCACTTGGTGTTGGGAAGTGTGGATGGTTATGGACACCTTATTGTGTCCAGACTAGATACCAGTGGTAACG ATATTGATCAGCTTACTTATTCAGTATTACCTCGAGATTCTGGTGTTGGAGAAAGCAGTTGGGCAGGCCTTTGCTTCAGTCGAAGTCAATGGTCCATG GCAGCCGTGGCACGTAGCTTTTGCAAAAGCGTTGATGTTTATGACCAAGACATCCATGTGCGCACTTTACATAC ACTCTGGTACCCGTCCTCATTGAACTTTTTGGAGAATTCACGCAATGGAAGTGGAGATTCTATATTAGCTGTTGCTGAGGGCTGCCAG CTCACACTATGGGACTTgagaatgaaagaaaatggtGGTTGTCTACGACGAATTTCTGGTTCTCTTGGTGATATTTTCTATGCTGTGTGCAGTTCCTCAACCGGTAATGTTGCAGTAGGTGGGGCTGATCGTACTGTGACCATATATGATCCTCGCAG ATGGTCGCCAATTACCAGATGGGTGCATTGCTCAAAATATGAG ATAACCGGACTTGCATTCTCATCACTTGACCCTGATTACATCTATATCCAAGGGGTTGATTATGAG GTCCTTTGTGGGCAGCGGAAAGAATGCGAAAAGGTCTTTTCATTTAGAGGAGATTCAAACTGGCTTGGGTTCAGTAAG TGTTGCAATAGGGATGTAGTGGGCGGCTGGTGTGATTCTGGTAGCATCTTCATGGCTGACGTTGGAGTTAAAGAGGAGTGA